Proteins encoded within one genomic window of Candidatus Hydrogenedentota bacterium:
- a CDS encoding sigma-70 family RNA polymerase sigma factor produces MSDETAVADIALMARVRLGDESAFEELHRRYQRRVLAFFFGMAGDSHAANDLCQETFLRIWKVRRRYRATGAFPGYLFGIARMVWLERCREQRKVLRLGQREPLDEYPLSDPAPHPDDRAARSEASRRIGEAIEALPDEQRMVFVMRALRGLSLEDIAAALDCPINTVRSRKILAVKKLRHALAPLFASRAESVR; encoded by the coding sequence ATGTCCGACGAAACGGCCGTAGCGGACATTGCGTTGATGGCGCGCGTCCGGCTGGGAGACGAGAGCGCCTTCGAGGAGTTGCATCGGCGCTACCAGCGCCGGGTGCTCGCGTTCTTTTTCGGCATGGCGGGCGACAGTCACGCGGCGAACGACCTGTGCCAGGAGACGTTTCTGCGCATCTGGAAAGTGCGCCGCCGCTACCGCGCCACGGGGGCGTTTCCGGGCTATCTGTTCGGGATCGCGCGGATGGTGTGGCTGGAGCGCTGCCGCGAACAACGCAAGGTGCTGCGGCTGGGGCAGCGGGAACCGCTGGACGAATATCCGCTCAGCGACCCGGCGCCGCACCCGGATGACCGGGCGGCGCGGTCAGAGGCTTCGCGCCGGATCGGCGAAGCGATCGAAGCGCTGCCCGATGAGCAGCGCATGGTGTTTGTGATGCGTGCTCTGCGCGGATTGTCGCTCGAGGACATCGCCGCCGCGCTGGACTGCCCCATCAACACGGTCCGGTCGCGCAAGATATTGGCGGTGAAGAAACTGCGTCACGCTCTGGCTCCCTTGTTCGCGAGCCGGGCGGAGAGTGTGCGCTGA
- a CDS encoding zf-HC2 domain-containing protein, with product MTECRRVRSKFTDYVDGELRTPDREAVDAHLSVCSACREEFAEHRYFLTTCDEFLVPDGPVYSFAGLRPRMADIEPLEEIVAFVPKVRIRGPVPRFAVSCLLMLLAGGLPATFRFGREMYHQARDPIIAYTDRVEEQYRAAWDTEHAAELDRAEREKAKDLRV from the coding sequence ATGACGGAATGCCGGAGAGTTCGAAGCAAATTCACGGACTACGTGGACGGGGAACTGCGCACCCCGGACCGGGAAGCGGTCGACGCGCACCTTTCCGTTTGCAGCGCCTGCCGGGAGGAATTCGCTGAGCACCGGTATTTCCTGACCACGTGCGATGAGTTCCTTGTACCGGACGGACCCGTCTATTCCTTCGCTGGCCTGCGCCCGCGCATGGCCGATATCGAGCCGCTGGAAGAGATCGTCGCGTTTGTGCCCAAGGTGCGCATCCGTGGGCCGGTACCCCGTTTTGCCGTATCTTGCCTGTTGATGCTCCTGGCGGGTGGGCTGCCCGCCACGTTCCGTTTTGGCCGCGAGATGTATCACCAAGCGCGGGACCCTATCATCGCCTACACGGACCGGGTAGAGGAGCAGTACCGTGCGGCGTGGGATACGGAACACGCCGCCGAACTGGACCGCGCCGAGCGCGAGAAAGCTAAAGACCTGCGGGTCTGA
- the acs gene encoding acetate--CoA ligase produces the protein MTETRTFPPPKSIQEVAHIKSMEQYQAMWERSIKDPEGFWLEQAKTLHWFKFPKKALEYTWDTAGRNVKHTWFEDGQLNVAYNCLDRHLGTPTENKVALLWQGEPEEDVIKITYKELHEQVCKFANVLKSLGVRKGDRVCIYLPMIIELPIAMLACARIGAIHSVVFGGFSADAIADRSNDSDCKLLVTSNVSLRSGKHISLKQIADEAMSKAPTLKKCIVVKRNPEACPMTEGRDLWWDDVMAAASADCPAEKMNAEDELFILYTSGSTGKPKGVVHTTGGYLLHVSLSHKYIFDIQPDDVYWCTADIGWVTGHSYIVYGPLANGGTSVMFEGVPTYPDAGRFWHIVDKFKCAQIYTAPTAIRALIQKGDEWVEKYDLSSLRVLGSVGEPINPEAWMWYYTKVGKEKLPIVDTWWQTETGGILINPLPGAMTLKPGSASRPFFGVDPVILRDDSSECGPNEGGKLCIRKPWPGMMRTTWGDHDRFIDTYFAMYPNIYFTGDGCRKDDDGDYWLMGRIDDVVNVSGHRIGTAEVESALVSHEKVAEAAVAPMPHDIKGQALYAYVTLVGGVEPSDALRKELINHVRKEIGPIAAPDIIQFAPALPKTRSGKIMRRILRKIAEDATDQIGDTTTLADPHVVEQLVEEHNKLLKK, from the coding sequence ATGACCGAAACCCGGACGTTTCCGCCGCCGAAGTCCATTCAGGAGGTGGCCCACATCAAGTCCATGGAGCAATACCAGGCGATGTGGGAGCGTTCCATCAAGGACCCGGAAGGATTCTGGCTGGAGCAGGCCAAGACCCTGCACTGGTTCAAGTTTCCCAAGAAAGCTCTCGAGTATACCTGGGATACGGCAGGCCGGAATGTCAAGCACACGTGGTTCGAGGACGGTCAACTGAATGTCGCGTACAACTGTCTAGACCGCCACTTGGGCACGCCTACGGAAAACAAGGTTGCGTTGCTGTGGCAGGGCGAGCCGGAAGAAGACGTAATCAAGATCACGTACAAGGAACTGCATGAGCAGGTCTGCAAGTTCGCCAACGTGCTCAAGAGCCTTGGTGTCCGGAAAGGCGACCGGGTATGCATCTACCTGCCGATGATCATCGAGCTGCCGATCGCGATGCTGGCGTGTGCGCGCATTGGCGCTATCCATTCGGTGGTTTTCGGCGGGTTCAGCGCCGACGCCATCGCGGATCGCAGCAACGACTCGGACTGCAAGCTTCTGGTCACGTCGAATGTCTCGCTGCGTTCGGGCAAGCATATCAGCCTCAAGCAAATCGCGGACGAGGCCATGTCCAAGGCGCCGACGCTCAAGAAGTGCATCGTCGTGAAGCGGAATCCTGAAGCGTGCCCGATGACGGAAGGCCGTGACCTGTGGTGGGACGACGTGATGGCGGCGGCCAGCGCCGATTGCCCCGCCGAGAAGATGAACGCGGAAGACGAATTGTTCATCCTCTATACCTCCGGATCGACGGGCAAGCCGAAGGGCGTCGTGCACACGACCGGCGGTTACCTGCTGCACGTTTCGCTTTCGCACAAGTACATCTTCGACATCCAGCCGGACGATGTCTATTGGTGCACCGCCGACATCGGCTGGGTCACGGGTCACAGCTACATCGTCTACGGCCCGCTCGCGAATGGCGGCACGTCGGTGATGTTCGAGGGCGTGCCCACCTACCCGGATGCCGGGCGCTTCTGGCACATCGTTGACAAGTTCAAATGCGCCCAGATTTACACGGCTCCCACGGCCATCCGCGCGCTTATTCAGAAGGGCGACGAGTGGGTTGAAAAGTACGACCTGAGTTCCCTGCGCGTGTTGGGTTCGGTGGGCGAGCCGATTAACCCCGAAGCGTGGATGTGGTACTACACCAAGGTCGGCAAGGAGAAGCTGCCCATTGTCGACACGTGGTGGCAGACGGAGACCGGCGGCATCCTGATCAACCCCCTGCCCGGCGCGATGACGCTGAAACCCGGCAGCGCGAGCCGGCCCTTCTTCGGCGTGGACCCGGTCATCCTGCGCGACGACTCGAGCGAGTGCGGCCCGAACGAAGGCGGCAAGCTGTGCATCCGCAAGCCGTGGCCCGGCATGATGCGCACCACGTGGGGCGACCATGACCGGTTCATCGACACGTACTTCGCCATGTATCCGAACATCTATTTCACGGGCGACGGTTGCCGCAAGGACGATGACGGCGATTACTGGCTGATGGGCCGTATTGACGACGTCGTGAACGTGTCCGGCCACCGCATCGGCACCGCTGAAGTCGAGAGCGCGCTCGTAAGCCACGAGAAGGTCGCGGAAGCTGCCGTGGCGCCGATGCCGCACGACATCAAGGGCCAGGCGCTCTACGCATACGTAACGCTCGTGGGCGGGGTCGAGCCCAGCGATGCGTTGCGCAAGGAACTGATCAATCACGTGCGCAAGGAGATCGGGCCGATCGCCGCGCCGGACATCATCCAGTTCGCGCCCGCGCTGCCGAAGACGCGCTCGGGCAAGATCATGCGCCGCATCCTGCGCAAGATCGCCGAAGACGCCACGGACCAGATTGGCGACACCACGACGTTGGCGGACCCGCACGTGGTCGAGCAACTGGTGGAAGAACACAACAAGTTGCTGAAGAAATAA
- a CDS encoding carbohydrate-binding protein has translation MRLAILFLVLGVLAVPCAAVAQGGREYHVSVNGNDTNDGTPSNMLRTISAAALRAQPGDVITVHEGVYREQVSPPRGGHSDAQRIVYQAAPGERAEIKGSEVVTGWEKAQNDAWKVTLPNSFFGNFNPYGDLIHGDWFDPRGREHHTGAVYLDGDWLVEATRLEEVLAPADEVPSWLRQAGAQYLLNVAWLQPGGASSRLARIPAAGFAAKNGTQNAECSEGGECIGFILNGHWVRYEGVDFGEKTGLLEMRAASASDGGVIEVRLNAPDGELLGSCAVPNTGGWQSWSSFETKIKPLSGVQTICLVFKSNTPQPVPADVSLWYAKVDDTNTTIWAQFKGVNPNERLVEINVRRTVFYPEMPGINYITVRGFTMRHAATPWAPPTAGQIGLIGTHWSKGWIIENNIVSHSTCSGIALGKYGDEWDNTSANTAEGYVLTIERALANGWNKETVGSHVVRNNTISYCEQTGIVGSLGCSFSTVTGNTIHDIHVRRLFSGAEMSGIKFHGAIDVEIRGNHIFRCCQGIWLDWMAQGARVSANLFHDNPDQDLFVEVDHGPFVVDNNIFLSRRTLLSLSQGGAYVHNLMAGGLHINLFDGRLTPFHKAHSTELAGMHDNPAGDDRYYNNILVGRADLSAYDDARFPVFMDGNVFLNGAKPSKHEANPLVGRDFDPAVALRLAEDRVSLEIRLDSAWAAARARRLVTTELLGRAAIPNLPYENRDGSPLQVGADYFGAQRNTANPFPGPFECPDGGDREWTVWPAGAPK, from the coding sequence ATGAGACTGGCAATACTGTTTCTTGTGTTGGGCGTATTGGCCGTGCCGTGTGCCGCCGTTGCGCAAGGGGGCAGGGAATACCACGTTTCCGTGAATGGGAACGACACCAACGACGGCACACCGTCCAATATGCTGCGGACCATTTCAGCGGCTGCGCTGCGCGCGCAACCGGGGGACGTCATCACGGTCCACGAAGGCGTCTATCGCGAACAGGTCAGCCCGCCGCGTGGCGGCCATTCGGACGCGCAACGCATCGTATATCAGGCCGCGCCGGGCGAGCGGGCCGAGATTAAAGGCTCGGAGGTGGTCACCGGTTGGGAGAAGGCGCAGAATGATGCGTGGAAAGTGACCCTGCCAAACAGCTTCTTCGGCAATTTCAATCCCTACGGCGATTTGATTCATGGCGATTGGTTCGACCCGCGGGGGCGGGAGCATCACACGGGCGCCGTGTACCTGGATGGCGATTGGCTGGTCGAGGCGACGCGCTTGGAGGAAGTGCTCGCGCCCGCGGATGAGGTTCCGTCATGGCTGCGGCAGGCGGGCGCGCAATATCTGCTTAACGTCGCCTGGCTGCAACCGGGAGGCGCCTCCTCCAGGCTGGCGCGCATTCCAGCGGCCGGTTTCGCGGCGAAAAACGGCACGCAAAACGCGGAATGCTCCGAAGGGGGCGAGTGCATCGGCTTCATCCTGAACGGGCATTGGGTGCGATACGAGGGGGTGGACTTCGGGGAGAAGACGGGGCTGCTGGAGATGCGCGCGGCGTCGGCCTCGGACGGCGGCGTCATTGAGGTTCGCTTGAATGCGCCGGACGGCGAACTCCTCGGCAGTTGCGCCGTGCCGAACACCGGCGGCTGGCAGTCGTGGTCCAGTTTCGAGACGAAGATAAAGCCCCTGAGCGGCGTTCAGACGATATGCCTCGTGTTCAAGAGCAACACGCCGCAACCCGTTCCGGCGGATGTCTCCTTGTGGTATGCGAAGGTGGACGATACGAACACCACGATCTGGGCGCAGTTCAAGGGCGTCAATCCCAACGAGCGTCTTGTCGAGATCAACGTGCGCCGGACGGTGTTTTACCCGGAGATGCCGGGCATCAACTACATCACCGTGCGCGGTTTTACCATGCGGCACGCCGCGACGCCGTGGGCGCCGCCCACCGCCGGGCAAATCGGCCTGATCGGTACGCACTGGAGCAAGGGCTGGATCATCGAGAACAACATCGTCAGTCATTCAACCTGTTCCGGCATCGCGCTGGGCAAATACGGCGATGAGTGGGACAACACGTCGGCCAATACCGCCGAAGGATACGTCCTGACCATCGAGCGCGCCCTGGCGAACGGCTGGAACAAGGAGACGGTCGGCTCCCACGTCGTCCGCAACAACACGATATCCTACTGCGAACAGACGGGCATCGTCGGCAGTCTGGGCTGCTCCTTCAGCACCGTAACGGGCAACACGATCCACGACATCCACGTCCGGCGGCTGTTCTCGGGCGCGGAAATGTCGGGGATCAAGTTTCATGGCGCGATCGACGTGGAGATTCGCGGAAACCACATCTTCAGGTGCTGCCAGGGCATCTGGCTGGACTGGATGGCCCAAGGCGCGCGCGTTTCCGCGAATCTGTTCCATGACAACCCGGACCAGGACCTGTTCGTCGAGGTCGACCATGGCCCCTTCGTGGTGGATAACAACATCTTTCTCTCGCGGCGGACCCTGCTCTCGTTGTCGCAAGGCGGCGCGTACGTGCACAACCTGATGGCGGGCGGACTGCACATCAATCTCTTCGATGGCCGTCTGACCCCGTTTCACAAGGCGCATTCGACGGAGCTTGCGGGCATGCACGACAACCCCGCGGGGGACGACCGCTATTACAACAATATCCTGGTTGGGCGCGCCGACCTGAGCGCTTATGACGACGCCCGGTTTCCCGTGTTCATGGACGGCAACGTCTTCCTCAACGGCGCAAAACCGTCTAAGCACGAGGCGAACCCCCTGGTCGGCCGGGACTTCGACCCTGCGGTTGCGCTGCGGCTGGCGGAGGACCGGGTTTCGCTCGAAATACGCCTGGACAGCGCCTGGGCCGCGGCACGCGCGCGCAGACTCGTCACGACCGAACTGCTGGGCCGGGCCGCAATTCCCAATCTGCCTTATGAAAACCGGGACGGCTCTCCGCTCCAGGTCGGCGCCGATTACTTCGGCGCGCAGCGGAACACGGCTAATCCGTTCCCCGGCCCGTTCGAGTGCCCGGACGGGGGCGACCGGGAATGGACGGTATGGCCGGCCGGCGCGCCGAAATGA